A section of the Blastocatellia bacterium genome encodes:
- a CDS encoding universal stress protein has translation MITMKKILFPTDYSEYAEQAFIYAVDLARRFQAELHILHAIVNYSYAGYFSPDQENLYKNLRKNAEYLTEDLVEKYQISDLKVEKLYFPALSASSMIVDYANQFQASLIVMGTHSRQGLSHLVLGSVAENVIRTATCPVLTIGKGMAMDRDSKLIKNILVPIDFSSHSKQLLSYAMDLAKNYQAKLQILHVIDTPVYPAFYVMDQIAFTSVAENIKTRVVENLNSLVNELKEPSVETEIFAVEGRAAKTIAEFAEENDNDLILIATHGLTGVERFLLGSVTEKVVRLAKTPVFTVKPKENN, from the coding sequence ATGATTACAATGAAAAAAATTCTTTTCCCTACGGATTACTCTGAATATGCTGAACAAGCTTTTATTTATGCAGTTGACCTAGCTAGACGCTTTCAAGCAGAACTTCATATTTTACACGCCATAGTTAATTATAGTTATGCTGGGTATTTTTCCCCAGACCAAGAGAACTTATATAAAAACCTGCGAAAAAATGCTGAATATTTAACAGAAGATTTAGTGGAAAAATACCAAATTAGCGATCTAAAAGTGGAAAAATTATATTTTCCTGCTCTTTCTGCTAGTTCTATGATTGTAGATTATGCCAATCAATTCCAAGCTAGTCTAATTGTTATGGGAACTCATAGCCGTCAAGGTTTAAGTCATTTAGTACTTGGTAGTGTTGCAGAAAATGTTATCCGAACTGCTACTTGTCCAGTTTTAACTATTGGTAAAGGTATGGCTATGGATAGAGATTCTAAGCTAATAAAAAATATTCTTGTGCCAATAGATTTTTCTTCTCATTCCAAACAATTGCTTAGTTATGCTATGGATCTAGCTAAGAACTATCAAGCTAAATTGCAGATTTTACACGTAATTGACACACCTGTTTATCCAGCCTTTTATGTAATGGATCAAATAGCTTTTACTTCTGTAGCAGAAAATATAAAAACAAGAGTAGTGGAAAATCTAAATAGTTTAGTTAATGAATTAAAAGAACCTAGCGTTGAAACAGAAATTTTTGCTGTTGAAGGTCGAGCAGCAAAAACTATTGCTGAATTTGCAGAAGAAAATGACAATGATCTAATCCTTATAGCAACTCACGGACTAACAGGAGTTGAACGCTTTTTATTAGGTAGTGTAACTGAGAAAGTAGTACGTTTAGCTAAAACACCTGTTTTTACTGTAAAACCCAAAGAAAATAATTAA
- a CDS encoding redoxin domain-containing protein, whose amino-acid sequence MSIAFSGCASSTADNNIVPANNTANNSTEKSNLNVNNNADATTNANVNTATSAVTVGAPAPTFSLEDQDGKKVSLGDFAGKIVVLEWINPDCPFVKRHYDAKTMTTTAEKYKGKDVVWLAVNTTSYMGKDKYKEWIKTHNISYPILDDHEGLVGNMYGAKTTPHMYIVGKDGKLAYQGSIDDDPGGDKGKETINFVDQALAELTAGKSVSQPQTKPYGCSVKYAKK is encoded by the coding sequence ATGAGTATTGCTTTTAGTGGCTGTGCAAGTTCTACGGCTGATAATAATATAGTACCAGCTAACAATACTGCTAATAATTCTACAGAAAAAAGTAACTTAAATGTAAATAATAATGCTGATGCAACAACAAATGCTAACGTAAATACTGCAACTTCAGCCGTAACAGTTGGCGCACCTGCACCAACATTTTCTCTTGAAGATCAAGATGGTAAAAAAGTTTCTTTAGGGGATTTTGCTGGAAAAATTGTAGTTTTAGAATGGATTAATCCTGATTGTCCATTTGTTAAACGCCATTATGATGCTAAAACTATGACTACTACAGCAGAAAAATATAAAGGCAAAGATGTTGTTTGGTTAGCAGTCAACACAACTAGCTATATGGGTAAAGATAAATATAAAGAATGGATCAAAACTCATAATATTTCTTATCCTATCCTAGATGATCATGAAGGTTTAGTTGGCAATATGTATGGCGCAAAAACTACACCTCATATGTATATTGTAGGAAAAGATGGTAAGCTAGCTTATCAAGGTAGTATTGATGATGATCCAGGTGGAGATAAGGGTAAAGAAACTATCAATTTTGTAGATCAAGCTTTAGCAGAACTAACAGCAGGTAAAAGTGTTAGTCAACCACAAACTAAACCTTATGGTTGTTCTGTTAAATATGCTAAAAAATAA